Sequence from the Desulfovibrio sp. X2 genome:
GAAGCCCCTCGCCGATCTCGCCCACCGCCGCGCCGTCCACGGCCACGCTCGCCCGGCGCACGCGCTGCAGCAGAAGCCTCACGCGTTCTCCTCGCCTATCTCCTCGTACACCGCCCACTGCTCGGGCTTCTCGGCCACGCTCACGGATTTCAGGCGCACGTTGGGCCAGGGGGCCAGGCGTGGGCGCAGGCTCCGGTAGATGAAGCGGGCGATGTTCTCGCTCGACGGGTTCTCTTCCAGGAAGGCCGGGCACTCGTTCAGGTGCTTGTGGTCCAGCCCCTCGAGCACGGCGCGCGTCTCGCGCTTGAGCACGGCGTAGTCGAGCAGCATGCCGGTCTTCGGGTCCGGCTCGCTGCCCGTGACCGCGACGGTCACGCCGAAGTTGTGGCCGTGCAGGGCCTCGCATTTGCCGCAGTAGTTGCGCAGGAAGTGCGAGGCCGAGAAGTCGAGGCGCACGGAGATGGTCCAGAAGGGGGGCATGGGGTCTCCTCGAGGAAGCGTTTAGCCGGCCGTGGCCGGGGAGAGCGAGCCGCGCCAGGCGTCCAGCTCCTTGTAGAACTCGGGGCAGGGGCTCACGGAGTAGCGGGCGTCCAGCTGCAGGCGGCAGTAGGCCTCGGGCAGCTTGAGGTCCACGTAGACCGGCGCCCCGCCCGGGTGGCGCGTGAGGATGTCGCGCAGGCCGTCCAGGGCCTCCTCGCGGCCCACGCAGATCTCCACGCGGAAGACCACCGGGTCGGCCGCCGCGGCCTGGGCCTTGCTCAGGGGCTGGGCCTTCTCCGCGAAGAGCTTGGCCTTCTTGGGCGCGTCCTCGCTGGCCTCCTCGGTGGGCGCGATCTTCACCGAGACCACCAGGGGCTGGTCCGTGTCCAGGAGCTCGCGCATGGCCTCGAAGGCGCGGGGGAAGACCAGCATCTCGCAGGAGCCGGTCAGGTCCTCCACCTGGCAGATGGCCATCTTGTCGCCCTTCTTGGTGTATTTCTCCTGCTTGCTGCTGATGACCACGGCCACGTCCACCTCGGTCTCCGCGCCCATCTCGGCGCAGTCCGCGATGCTCGGCAGCCGCAGGCGGCGCAGCTCGTGGCGCCAGGCGAGCAGGGGGTGGCTCGAAAGGTAGAGGCCCAGGGCGTCCTTCTCGAAGCGCAGCTTCTCGTCGTCCGGCCACTCCTCCATGGTCTGCTCCTCGCAGGACAGCCCGAGGCCCGGCAGGCAGGCGGGCTTCTCGTCGAGCAGGCCCATGAGCGACATCTGGCCGGAGTCCTTCTCCTTCTGCTTCTTCTGTCCCTGGGCGTGCACCCGCTCCATGCCCGCGAACAGGGCGGCGCGGGTGATGCCGAAGCAGTCGAAGGCCCCGGCCTTGATCAGGTGCTCGAGCACGCGCTTGGTGGTCTTGCGCAGGTTCACGCGCGAGCAGAGGTCCAGGAGCGAGGTGTACGGGCCGTCGTTCTCGCGGTTCTCGATGATGTCGCGGATCGCCTCCTGGCCCACGTTCTTGATGCCGCCCAGGCCGTAGCGCACGGCCTTGGCGCCGCCGTTCTCCTCGCTGCCCGCCTCCACGCTGAAGGCGTAGATGCTCTTGTTGATGTCCGGGCCGAAGACGCGGATGTCGTTGTCGCGGCAGGTGTTGATGTGCTTCAGGATCTTGTCCTGATCCTCGATTTCCGAGGTCATCAGGGCGGCCATGAACTCGTGCGGGTAGTAGGTCTTGAGCCAGGCCGTGTGGTAGGAGATGAGCGCGTAGGCCGCGGAGTGGGACTTGTTGAAGCCGTACTCCGCGAACTTCTCCATCAGGTCGAAGATCTCGTTGGCCGTGGAGTCCGGGATGTTGTTCTCGCGCGAGCCCATGAGGAAGCGCTCGCGCTGCGAGGCCATCTCCTCGGCGATCTTCTTGCCCATGGCGCGGCGCAGGAGGTCGCCCTCGCCCAGCGAGTAGTTGCCGATGACCTGGGCGGTCTTCATGACCTGCTCCTGGTAGACGATGACGCCGTAGGTCGGCTTCAGCGTCTCCTCCAGGGTCGGGTAGGGATAGGAGACCGGCACGCGACCGTGCTTGCGGTCGATGAACTCGTCGACCATGCCCGAGCCGAGCGGCCCCGGGCG
This genomic interval carries:
- the queD gene encoding 6-carboxytetrahydropterin synthase QueD, with protein sequence MPPFWTISVRLDFSASHFLRNYCGKCEALHGHNFGVTVAVTGSEPDPKTGMLLDYAVLKRETRAVLEGLDHKHLNECPAFLEENPSSENIARFIYRSLRPRLAPWPNVRLKSVSVAEKPEQWAVYEEIGEENA